In the genome of Deinococcus sp. QL22, one region contains:
- a CDS encoding cation-translocating P-type ATPase — MTDRAVLGVAAELQQGHADPSRQTSEQVARAQRVDPVEGLSNAEAQTRLASAGFNELEAEPSLPAWRRFLAQFQNTLVILLLVATAISVGLWLYERDSALPYEGLAILSIVLINAVLGYVQEARAEQAVAALKAMSAASARVLRSGEPRSVPAREVVPGDVLLLEEGDTIPADARLTQAIALRTLEASLTGESLPADKDTLPVGGAAALGDRHNMVFSGTAVSGGRGRALVTATGMGTEIGRIAGLLGRTVSEQTPLQRELDRTGRLLGVVVLMIAVVMIVTIVLVDGVRDVAGFVDVLILGVALAVAAVPEGLPAITSTVLALGTKRMAKRRAIVRRLPAVETLGSATVIASDKTGTLTRNEMTVRVAVTASGVTNFSGSGYGPEGELSSTGGPLGRGLQREEVERLLAGADLANNAAVLEQDGHWSVQGDPTEAALIVAAHKAGVSSERLDARFARVGEVPFSSERKLMSTVHTDVKQPGQLTLFSKGAPDVLLERCTAELFGTEIRPLSDERRTAIHAANEELAAQALRTLGVAARRLPEDALQGEANQGMERELVFLGLVGMIDPPRTEAKDAVVQARMAGIRPIMITGDHPRTAAAIATELGLVEHGARAMTGAELTHLSDAELEQVVQEISVYARVDPEHKLQIVQALQRTGAVVAMTGDGVNDAPALRAADIGVAMGITGTDVSKEAADMVLADDNFATIVAAVEEGRGIFDNIQKFLRYLLSSNIGEVMTMFFGVVFASLLGLVGEPGEVVLPLLATQILWINLATDGAPALALGLDLADPDVMTRPPRPKAQGVVTPQMWRGIIFVGVVVAAGTLGVLDAALPGGLIAGTGELTYARTMAFTTLMFFQLFNVFNARSDTRSAFHGLFRNRWLWGAVALSLGLHALVLNVLPLQEAFGTVSLGLTDWLVCAAVASSVLWLRELTKLVRRSWTRRAGA, encoded by the coding sequence ATGACTGACCGAGCTGTACTGGGTGTGGCTGCCGAGCTTCAACAGGGGCACGCCGATCCTTCCCGCCAGACCAGCGAACAGGTAGCCCGAGCCCAGCGGGTCGACCCGGTCGAGGGTCTCAGTAACGCCGAGGCCCAGACGCGGCTGGCCAGCGCCGGTTTCAACGAACTGGAAGCCGAGCCGTCTCTCCCCGCTTGGCGGCGCTTTCTGGCGCAGTTTCAGAACACGCTGGTGATTTTACTGCTGGTCGCGACGGCCATCTCGGTCGGCCTGTGGCTGTATGAGCGCGATTCCGCGTTGCCGTACGAGGGGCTGGCTATTTTGAGCATCGTCTTGATCAATGCCGTGCTGGGCTATGTGCAGGAGGCCCGGGCTGAGCAGGCGGTCGCGGCCCTGAAGGCCATGTCGGCGGCCAGTGCCCGGGTGCTGCGCAGCGGTGAGCCCCGCTCGGTGCCGGCCCGTGAGGTGGTGCCCGGTGACGTGCTGCTCCTGGAGGAGGGCGATACCATTCCTGCCGACGCCCGGCTGACGCAGGCGATCGCCCTCCGGACATTGGAAGCGTCCCTCACAGGCGAGAGCTTGCCCGCTGACAAGGACACCCTGCCGGTGGGCGGCGCAGCGGCGCTGGGCGACCGTCACAACATGGTGTTTTCGGGCACGGCCGTCAGTGGGGGCCGGGGCCGGGCCCTCGTGACCGCCACGGGCATGGGCACCGAGATCGGACGGATCGCCGGACTGTTGGGACGCACGGTCTCCGAGCAGACGCCGCTGCAACGGGAACTCGACCGTACCGGTCGGCTGCTGGGCGTGGTCGTGTTGATGATTGCCGTGGTCATGATCGTGACCATCGTCTTGGTCGACGGCGTGCGCGACGTCGCCGGCTTCGTGGACGTCTTGATCCTGGGCGTGGCGCTGGCAGTCGCGGCGGTGCCCGAGGGGTTGCCTGCCATCACATCGACAGTGCTGGCCCTGGGCACCAAGCGCATGGCCAAGCGCCGCGCCATCGTGCGGCGGCTGCCAGCCGTCGAGACCCTCGGGTCCGCCACGGTGATCGCCTCAGACAAGACGGGCACCCTAACCCGCAACGAGATGACGGTGCGGGTGGCCGTGACCGCCAGCGGCGTGACCAACTTCTCCGGCAGCGGCTACGGGCCGGAAGGTGAGCTCAGCAGCACCGGAGGGCCGCTGGGCCGGGGACTTCAGCGAGAGGAAGTGGAGCGGCTGCTGGCCGGGGCCGACCTGGCCAACAACGCAGCGGTGCTGGAGCAGGACGGGCACTGGAGCGTTCAGGGTGATCCCACGGAAGCGGCCCTAATCGTAGCGGCGCACAAGGCGGGGGTGTCCTCTGAACGGTTAGACGCACGCTTCGCCCGGGTCGGTGAGGTGCCGTTTTCCTCTGAGCGCAAACTGATGAGCACCGTTCATACTGATGTCAAGCAGCCTGGGCAACTGACTCTGTTCAGCAAGGGGGCCCCCGATGTGCTGCTGGAACGCTGTACTGCGGAATTGTTCGGCACTGAGATCCGGCCGCTGAGCGATGAGCGCCGCACGGCCATTCACGCTGCGAACGAGGAATTGGCAGCTCAGGCGCTCCGGACACTTGGTGTAGCGGCCCGCAGGCTACCGGAAGACGCTTTGCAGGGCGAGGCGAATCAAGGAATGGAAAGGGAGCTGGTGTTCCTTGGGTTAGTCGGCATGATTGACCCGCCGCGCACTGAAGCTAAAGATGCTGTAGTGCAGGCGCGGATGGCAGGCATCCGTCCTATCATGATCACTGGCGACCATCCCCGCACGGCCGCCGCAATTGCCACTGAATTGGGTCTGGTGGAGCACGGCGCGCGGGCGATGACCGGCGCAGAACTGACGCACCTGTCTGACGCCGAACTGGAGCAGGTGGTTCAGGAGATCAGCGTGTATGCACGGGTCGATCCCGAGCACAAGCTGCAGATTGTTCAGGCCCTGCAGCGCACGGGCGCGGTCGTGGCCATGACCGGAGACGGAGTGAACGACGCACCCGCGCTCAGGGCCGCCGACATCGGCGTAGCCATGGGTATCACCGGCACCGACGTCTCGAAGGAAGCCGCCGACATGGTGTTGGCGGACGACAACTTTGCCACCATTGTCGCTGCCGTCGAGGAGGGACGCGGCATTTTTGACAACATTCAGAAATTCCTGCGCTATTTGTTGTCCTCGAATATCGGCGAGGTGATGACCATGTTTTTCGGTGTGGTGTTCGCTTCTCTTCTCGGCTTGGTCGGTGAACCCGGCGAAGTGGTGCTGCCGCTGCTGGCGACTCAGATTCTCTGGATCAATCTAGCGACAGACGGCGCCCCTGCCCTAGCACTGGGCCTCGACCTCGCTGACCCAGACGTGATGACCCGCCCGCCGCGCCCCAAAGCTCAGGGCGTAGTCACGCCTCAGATGTGGCGCGGCATCATCTTTGTCGGAGTGGTTGTCGCCGCAGGCACCCTGGGCGTGCTCGACGCCGCGCTGCCCGGCGGGTTGATCGCGGGCACGGGCGAGCTGACGTATGCCCGCACGATGGCCTTTACCACCTTGATGTTTTTCCAGCTGTTCAATGTCTTCAATGCCCGTTCAGACACCCGCAGCGCCTTTCATGGTCTGTTCCGGAACCGCTGGCTGTGGGGCGCAGTGGCGCTGTCGCTGGGACTGCACGCGCTGGTGCTCAACGTCCTTCCGCTGCAAGAAGCGTTTGGGACGGTTTCCCTTGGGCTGACCGACTGGCTGGTCTGCGCCGCCGTAGCCTCGTCTGTGCTCTGGCTGCGCGAACTGACCAAGCTGGTCAGGCGGAGCTGGACGCGCAGAGCAGGAGCCTGA
- a CDS encoding DUF1003 domain-containing protein, which translates to MTELPPGTSSVACAACHAFRRPADLLPLSAVRLGVASCVRATSPQVTSDALICLSCINRAVSHEIDLAIKQDKSDFVTMQAAALRSLEQQELVTKNLNAEDDRRRSFGDRMADRVANFGGSWAFIGLFVGLLIVWIAVNALQVFDKPFDPYPFILLNLVLSSVAALQAPVILMSQNRQEARDRLRAEQDYEVNLKVELEVRNLHDKLDHLTQQQWQRLLVIQQAQMDLMREIAERDRPTPS; encoded by the coding sequence ATGACCGAGCTTCCTCCAGGGACTTCCAGCGTGGCCTGCGCGGCTTGCCACGCCTTCCGTAGACCAGCGGATCTACTGCCCCTGTCTGCCGTGCGGCTGGGAGTGGCAAGTTGCGTACGCGCTACCTCCCCGCAGGTCACCTCTGACGCCCTGATCTGTCTGTCGTGCATCAACCGCGCCGTCAGCCATGAAATCGACCTCGCCATCAAGCAAGACAAGTCTGACTTCGTGACCATGCAGGCTGCAGCGCTCCGCAGCCTGGAACAGCAGGAATTGGTCACGAAGAACCTCAACGCGGAGGACGACCGGAGGCGGTCCTTTGGAGACCGCATGGCGGACCGTGTCGCGAACTTCGGCGGAAGTTGGGCCTTTATCGGGCTGTTTGTGGGCCTGTTGATCGTCTGGATCGCTGTCAACGCCCTGCAGGTGTTCGACAAGCCCTTTGATCCGTATCCGTTTATCCTGCTCAATCTCGTGCTGTCGTCGGTGGCAGCCTTACAAGCACCTGTGATTCTGATGAGTCAGAACCGTCAGGAAGCCCGTGACCGTCTGCGTGCCGAGCAAGACTATGAAGTCAACCTCAAAGTTGAACTAGAGGTTCGCAACCTTCACGACAAACTCGACCACCTCACCCAGCAGCAATGGCAGCGCTTATTGGTGATCCAACAAGCACAGATGGATTTGATGCGGGAAATCGCTGAGAGGGATCGGCCCACGCCATCCTGA
- a CDS encoding phosphoketolase encodes MTSIATPRPPSTLTPAELRLTHAYWRAANYLSVGQIYLLANPLLREPLTLAHIKPRLLGHWGTTPGLNFIYVHLNRMIRKHDLSVLYVAGPGHGGPGLVANTHLEGSYSELYPDIGSGEEGLRRLFKQFSFPGGIPSHAAPETPGSIHEGGELGYSLAHAYGAAFDHPDLLVACVIGDGEAETGPLAASWHSNKFLNPKTDGAVVPILHLNGYKIANPTVLARLGHEELDSLLRGYGHLPYYVEGDDADVMHELMARTLEQVYDDIAAIQHRARVEGIQERPIWPMIVLRSPKGWTGPKVVDGKPVEGTWRAHQVPLAGLSSSPEHVRQLEEWLRSYAPEELFDEAGTLRPELAALAPSGERRMGMNPAANGGLLRQDLKLPDFRKYAVTVPQPGSVDGEATRVLGTFLRDVMKQNMTTFRLFGPDETSSNRLDSVYATSGKTWLEPTLPTDEHLSPDGRVMEVLSEHLCEGWLEGYTLSGGHGLFSCYEAFIHVVDSMVGQHAKWLNTSRKIPWRRPVASLNILLTSHVWRQDHNGLSHQDPGFIDLMMNKTADVVRVYLPPDANTLLSVTDHCLRSRHYVNVIVAGKQPAPQWLTMDEAVQHCTAGLGIWAWASTDDGPAPDVVMACAGDVPTLETLAAVTLLREFFPDLKIRVVNVVDLMTLQPESEHPHGLSDAAFDQMFTTASPIIFAYHGYPWLIHRLTYRRTGHANLHVRGFKEQGTTTTPFDMTVLNDLDRFHLAIDVIDRVPRLGEVGAGVKQHLLTKLDEHRAYVQGTGDDLPEVRDWRWTADGMTTGQDE; translated from the coding sequence ATGACAAGTATTGCAACCCCCCGCCCCCCGTCCACCCTGACGCCCGCTGAACTCCGCCTGACCCACGCCTACTGGCGGGCTGCCAACTACCTGTCCGTCGGTCAAATCTACCTGCTGGCCAATCCGCTGCTGCGCGAGCCGCTCACCTTGGCGCACATCAAACCAAGACTGCTCGGTCACTGGGGCACCACGCCGGGTCTGAACTTTATCTATGTGCATCTCAATCGAATGATTCGCAAGCACGACCTCTCGGTGCTGTACGTGGCTGGTCCTGGTCACGGCGGCCCCGGCCTGGTGGCGAACACTCATCTGGAAGGCAGCTACAGCGAGTTGTATCCGGACATTGGGTCTGGAGAAGAGGGCCTGCGTCGCCTGTTCAAACAGTTCTCGTTTCCTGGCGGGATTCCCAGCCACGCCGCGCCCGAGACCCCGGGTTCGATCCATGAGGGCGGCGAACTCGGGTACAGCCTCGCCCATGCCTACGGCGCGGCGTTTGATCATCCTGACTTGCTGGTGGCCTGCGTGATCGGCGACGGCGAAGCCGAAACTGGGCCGCTGGCCGCCAGCTGGCACAGCAACAAGTTTTTGAACCCCAAAACCGACGGCGCGGTAGTGCCGATCCTGCACCTGAACGGGTACAAGATCGCCAACCCGACTGTTCTGGCCCGGTTAGGCCACGAAGAGTTGGACTCGTTGCTGCGCGGCTATGGGCATCTGCCGTACTACGTGGAGGGTGACGATGCAGACGTGATGCACGAGTTGATGGCGCGAACTTTAGAGCAGGTCTACGATGACATCGCGGCCATTCAGCATCGAGCACGGGTGGAGGGCATCCAGGAACGCCCTATTTGGCCCATGATCGTGCTGCGCAGTCCCAAAGGTTGGACAGGCCCGAAGGTGGTCGACGGGAAACCGGTCGAGGGCACTTGGCGCGCCCATCAGGTGCCGCTGGCGGGCCTGAGCAGCAGCCCGGAGCACGTTCGGCAGCTCGAAGAGTGGCTCCGCAGCTACGCGCCTGAAGAGCTGTTTGATGAGGCCGGCACGCTGCGCCCAGAACTGGCCGCCCTGGCCCCCAGCGGTGAGCGGCGCATGGGCATGAATCCAGCGGCCAACGGCGGTCTGCTGCGGCAAGACCTGAAGTTACCCGACTTCCGCAAGTACGCGGTGACGGTGCCTCAACCCGGCTCGGTGGATGGCGAGGCGACGCGGGTACTGGGCACCTTTCTGCGGGACGTGATGAAGCAGAACATGACCACCTTCCGGCTGTTCGGCCCCGATGAAACGTCGTCCAACCGCTTAGACAGCGTGTACGCCACCAGCGGCAAGACTTGGCTGGAACCCACGCTCCCCACGGATGAACACCTCTCCCCGGACGGCCGGGTGATGGAGGTGCTCAGTGAGCATCTGTGCGAGGGCTGGCTGGAGGGATACACGCTGAGTGGAGGACACGGTCTCTTCTCGTGCTACGAGGCGTTTATTCACGTCGTGGACTCGATGGTCGGTCAGCATGCCAAGTGGCTGAACACGAGCCGGAAAATCCCGTGGCGTCGTCCGGTGGCGTCCCTCAACATCTTGCTCACTTCGCACGTGTGGCGGCAAGACCACAACGGCCTGTCACACCAAGATCCGGGCTTCATTGACCTGATGATGAATAAAACCGCCGACGTCGTGCGGGTGTATTTGCCACCGGATGCCAATACGCTCCTCTCGGTGACGGATCATTGCCTGCGCAGCCGTCACTATGTCAACGTCATCGTGGCGGGCAAGCAGCCTGCGCCGCAGTGGTTGACCATGGATGAGGCGGTGCAGCACTGCACGGCTGGGCTGGGCATCTGGGCTTGGGCCAGCACGGATGACGGCCCGGCCCCGGACGTGGTCATGGCCTGTGCGGGGGACGTGCCGACCCTTGAGACGCTGGCGGCCGTGACGCTGCTGCGTGAGTTCTTCCCTGACCTGAAGATCCGGGTGGTAAATGTGGTGGATCTGATGACGCTGCAACCGGAGAGCGAGCATCCCCACGGCCTTTCAGACGCAGCTTTCGATCAGATGTTTACCACCGCCTCGCCCATCATCTTCGCCTACCACGGCTACCCTTGGCTGATCCACCGCCTGACCTACCGCCGCACGGGTCACGCCAACCTGCATGTCCGCGGCTTCAAGGAGCAGGGCACGACCACCACGCCGTTTGACATGACGGTCTTGAACGACCTTGACCGCTTTCACCTCGCCATTGACGTCATTGACCGCGTGCCCCGCTTAGGAGAGGTGGGGGCAGGCGTGAAGCAGCACCTGCTGACCAAGCTTGACGAGCACCGAGCGTATGTGCAGGGAACCGGTGATGACCTGCCAGAAGTCAGGGATTGGCGCTGGACAGCAGATGGGATGACCACCGGACAGGATGAATGA
- a CDS encoding transposase, with the protein MPTKELPLDQDTVEDLFTLIYVYVDDYLQAAACSGLFVLPHEPNQKGSYGELMTIALVGELLGEVSGQKWLAQVRSTYRALFLCLPDRTRYLQIQANLETIYADLALRLPHFNDDTVYVIDSTPLVLCKGTRYARPRAITEAGSGRGGHGGYSVKGRFYGFKLQAIIDDHGMIVRFALAAGNESDPPLAPYWTKAKEHWYSVIGATKAVASTRNPKAT; encoded by the coding sequence ATGCCTACCAAAGAACTTCCGCTGGATCAGGATACCGTCGAAGACCTGTTCACGCTCATCTACGTGTACGTAGATGATTATCTCCAAGCCGCTGCATGCAGCGGCTTATTTGTGCTCCCCCACGAACCGAATCAGAAGGGCAGTTACGGCGAACTGATGACGATTGCGCTCGTGGGCGAATTGCTTGGCGAAGTGTCAGGGCAGAAGTGGTTGGCTCAGGTGCGTTCGACGTACCGGGCACTGTTTCTGTGCTTGCCAGATCGAACCCGGTATCTCCAAATTCAGGCCAATCTCGAGACCATCTACGCTGATCTTGCCTTGAGACTGCCCCACTTCAACGACGACACTGTGTATGTGATTGACAGCACACCGTTGGTGCTGTGCAAAGGGACGCGCTATGCGCGACCCCGAGCGATCACCGAGGCGGGCAGTGGACGCGGTGGGCACGGAGGCTACAGTGTGAAAGGACGGTTCTATGGCTTCAAGCTGCAGGCCATCATTGACGATCATGGCATGATCGTCCGCTTTGCCCTCGCTGCTGGAAATGAAAGTGATCCGCCGCTCGCACCTTATTGGACGAAGGCGAAGGAGCATTGGTACTCGGTGATCGGGGCTACCAAGGCTGTGGCGTCTACGCGCAACCCAAAAGCAACATGA
- a CDS encoding GDYXXLXY domain-containing protein yields MKRPTSPQGRLGLAVAIQLLLVGGLLSPAVLDSFGAQEIMLKTAPVDPRDLLRGQYLTLGYGVSRVQPGPDVKAGQLAYVPLQKGSDGLWTGERAVSLRPGAGVFLRGRVQWSSGGQVTLNYGIERFYLSEEAARVEEGQGAAGLRARVRVSPSGRARLLELWRENERIR; encoded by the coding sequence ATGAAGCGGCCAACGAGCCCCCAAGGACGCCTGGGGTTGGCCGTGGCCATCCAGCTGTTGCTGGTGGGCGGGTTGCTTTCCCCGGCTGTGTTGGACAGCTTTGGAGCTCAGGAGATCATGCTGAAAACAGCACCAGTGGACCCGCGCGACCTGCTGCGGGGGCAATACCTGACGCTGGGGTACGGGGTCAGCCGGGTGCAACCTGGGCCAGACGTGAAGGCCGGGCAGTTGGCCTATGTCCCGCTGCAAAAAGGCAGTGATGGCTTGTGGACCGGCGAGCGGGCCGTGTCTCTTCGTCCCGGAGCCGGGGTCTTTTTGCGGGGCCGGGTGCAGTGGAGCAGCGGTGGTCAGGTCACCCTCAACTATGGGATTGAGCGCTTTTACCTGAGTGAGGAAGCCGCCCGGGTCGAGGAAGGGCAGGGCGCGGCGGGACTGCGGGCGCGGGTGCGGGTCTCACCCTCTGGGCGTGCACGACTGCTGGAGTTGTGGCGGGAGAACGAGAGGATTCGGTAG
- a CDS encoding DUF2157 domain-containing protein, translating to MADSLGEPFREPLPEVLERWQAGGLLSRRQVHAILVHEGLADPARRLANPWAATLSALGALVLGLGIIALVGANWRELPGWAKLLCVLLPMLGAYAGGYHLRDRPSASLPGMGAALYLLGGMLYGALLAFVSQGFQLDVGVNVLLALWGLGLLILAYAMRLPPALHLALPLGAVIPLSGVYGGWSGWSLGNPEVTVGSLGLLMLAAAQVHGREPGRRDLSNPWAFWGPPLLLESVYALHLRQGDVVSMLLLLLTALSLSLAWLGHREGRRAWVNWGLLNVGLVVLTVYFGVLGTLAATGAALVGAGLLLLTLGWGLEVARRRLSPAAK from the coding sequence ATGGCAGATTCCCTAGGCGAACCGTTCCGAGAACCCCTCCCTGAGGTGTTGGAACGTTGGCAGGCTGGAGGTCTGCTCAGCAGGCGACAGGTTCACGCCATCCTGGTGCACGAGGGGCTTGCTGACCCTGCCCGCCGCTTAGCGAACCCCTGGGCAGCCACTCTGTCCGCACTCGGCGCGTTGGTGCTGGGACTGGGAATCATCGCGCTGGTGGGCGCGAACTGGCGTGAACTGCCTGGCTGGGCCAAGCTGCTCTGCGTGCTGCTTCCGATGTTGGGGGCATATGCGGGCGGGTACCACCTCCGCGACCGGCCCAGCGCCTCTTTGCCGGGAATGGGCGCTGCACTGTACCTGCTGGGAGGCATGTTGTACGGAGCGTTGCTGGCCTTTGTCTCGCAGGGCTTCCAACTGGATGTGGGCGTCAACGTGCTGCTGGCCCTGTGGGGTCTTGGTCTGCTGATTCTGGCCTACGCCATGCGCCTGCCCCCGGCCCTGCACCTCGCGCTGCCACTGGGCGCGGTCATTCCCTTGAGCGGGGTGTACGGTGGGTGGTCCGGCTGGAGCCTCGGAAATCCCGAGGTCACCGTGGGAAGTCTGGGCCTGTTGATGTTGGCTGCTGCCCAAGTTCATGGCCGTGAACCGGGTCGGCGGGACCTCTCGAATCCCTGGGCGTTCTGGGGACCGCCCCTGCTTCTGGAGAGTGTCTATGCGCTGCATCTCCGGCAGGGTGACGTCGTGAGCATGCTGTTGCTACTCCTGACGGCTCTCTCCCTGAGTCTGGCCTGGTTGGGGCACCGCGAGGGTCGCCGTGCGTGGGTGAACTGGGGCCTGCTGAACGTGGGGCTGGTCGTGCTGACGGTGTATTTCGGAGTGTTGGGCACGCTGGCCGCCACCGGAGCCGCGCTGGTAGGCGCTGGACTGCTGCTGCTGACTTTGGGGTGGGGACTGGAAGTGGCGCGGCGGCGTCTGTCTCCGGCGGCGAAATGA
- a CDS encoding TetR/AcrR family transcriptional regulator, with amino-acid sequence MKARRAARADTKERFLDAAERLLIQVGYAPITTRMLAEEAGANHGLVHYYFGSMEELFLKVLERFTERLVERQRAMYAAPTPFIEKWRQAMRYLDEDQPYQKVWWELQAMAWNHPEYQARVLQVHRAWRDAMRSAVLEAFSRYRLSTGPFSVEDWITLIVSMNTGLIHQRLSGTRDGHEALLAAIERWLSALEVEALEKEEVTGQG; translated from the coding sequence ATGAAGGCCAGACGAGCTGCGCGGGCCGACACTAAAGAACGCTTCTTGGACGCAGCCGAGCGGCTCTTGATCCAAGTGGGCTACGCCCCGATTACCACCCGGATGCTGGCTGAGGAGGCAGGGGCCAACCACGGACTCGTTCACTACTATTTCGGCTCCATGGAAGAACTTTTCCTGAAGGTACTCGAACGTTTCACTGAGCGGCTGGTTGAGCGCCAGCGGGCGATGTACGCCGCGCCGACGCCGTTTATCGAGAAGTGGCGGCAAGCTATGCGTTACTTGGACGAAGATCAGCCGTATCAGAAAGTTTGGTGGGAGCTTCAGGCCATGGCCTGGAACCACCCTGAGTACCAAGCGCGCGTGCTTCAGGTCCACCGTGCCTGGCGAGACGCGATGAGAAGTGCTGTCTTGGAGGCTTTCTCGCGCTATCGGCTGAGCACTGGCCCGTTCTCGGTCGAGGACTGGATCACGTTGATCGTCTCGATGAATACGGGACTCATCCACCAGCGGCTGTCGGGCACTCGGGACGGCCATGAAGCGCTCCTGGCGGCCATCGAGCGCTGGCTATCGGCGCTGGAGGTGGAAGCCCTAGAGAAGGAAGAGGTGACTGGACAGGGATAA
- a CDS encoding alpha/beta fold hydrolase, which produces MHYEVFGSGPTTVFLLPTWSIIHSHFWKAQVHHLARHFRVLTYDGRGNGRSDRPEAPEAYRDEEFVADALAVMDATGTERAILIGLSMGALRALYLAADFPERVQAVVFIGSAVNLAPGHPERLLYPFDQKLDTVEGWAKFNAHYWRQDFRGFLEFFFSQACSEPYSTKVIEDCVGWGLETDAETLLATRGGGGGSPEELLELCARVQCPTLILHGDHDAIRPHANGVALARATGGQLVTLAGSGHLPQSRDPVKVNLLVREFVEKVCPPPAAGERRWTRSASRKRRALFVSSPIGLGHAQRDAAIARELRRLVPELEIDWLAQDPVTRVLAAEGERVHPASIWLASESRHIELEAAGHDLHVFQALRRMDEIFIANFMVFHDVVQAEPYDLWIGDEAWELDHFLHENPELKTAPYVWLSDFVGYLPMPDGGEREAFLTADYNAEMLRHLARFPQVRDRSIFVGNLDDIVP; this is translated from the coding sequence TTGCATTACGAGGTCTTCGGCTCCGGCCCGACGACGGTGTTTCTCCTGCCCACCTGGTCGATCATCCACTCGCACTTCTGGAAAGCGCAGGTACATCACCTCGCGCGACACTTCCGGGTGCTGACCTATGACGGGCGTGGCAATGGCCGATCCGACCGGCCAGAAGCCCCCGAGGCTTACCGTGACGAGGAGTTTGTGGCCGACGCGCTGGCGGTCATGGACGCCACGGGGACGGAGCGTGCCATCCTGATCGGGCTCTCGATGGGCGCGCTGCGGGCGCTGTATCTGGCGGCTGACTTTCCAGAACGTGTTCAGGCGGTGGTTTTTATTGGGTCGGCGGTGAATCTGGCACCGGGACACCCCGAACGGCTGCTGTACCCCTTTGATCAAAAGCTGGATACCGTTGAGGGGTGGGCCAAGTTCAACGCCCACTACTGGCGTCAGGACTTCCGGGGTTTCCTAGAGTTTTTCTTCAGCCAAGCTTGCAGTGAACCTTATTCCACCAAGGTGATCGAGGACTGCGTGGGTTGGGGCCTGGAGACCGACGCCGAGACGCTACTCGCCACGCGGGGGGGTGGTGGAGGGAGCCCAGAGGAACTGCTCGAACTTTGTGCCCGCGTCCAGTGCCCCACCCTCATCCTGCACGGGGATCACGACGCGATTCGGCCGCATGCCAACGGCGTGGCCTTGGCGCGCGCCACCGGCGGCCAGCTCGTCACACTGGCAGGCTCAGGGCACTTGCCGCAGAGCCGTGACCCCGTCAAGGTCAACCTGCTGGTGCGCGAGTTCGTGGAGAAGGTGTGTCCACCTCCTGCGGCGGGTGAACGGCGGTGGACGCGGAGCGCCAGCCGCAAACGCCGGGCGCTTTTCGTCTCCTCGCCCATCGGCCTGGGCCACGCCCAGCGCGACGCTGCCATCGCGCGCGAACTGCGGCGCCTCGTGCCGGAACTGGAGATCGACTGGCTGGCCCAGGATCCGGTCACGCGCGTCCTGGCCGCCGAAGGCGAGCGGGTGCATCCGGCGAGCATCTGGCTGGCCAGCGAGTCGCGACACATCGAACTGGAAGCCGCCGGGCACGATCTGCACGTCTTCCAGGCCTTGCGGCGCATGGACGAAATCTTCATCGCCAACTTCATGGTCTTCCACGACGTGGTGCAGGCCGAGCCGTATGACCTGTGGATCGGCGACGAGGCCTGGGAACTCGACCACTTCCTGCACGAGAATCCAGAGCTGAAAACGGCGCCCTATGTCTGGCTCAGCGATTTCGTCGGCTACCTGCCTATGCCGGACGGCGGCGAACGCGAGGCTTTTCTCACCGCCGACTACAACGCCGAGATGCTGAGGCACCTCGCCCGCTTTCCGCAGGTACGCGACCGCTCGATCTTTGTGGGCAATCTGGACGACATTGTGCCGTAG
- a CDS encoding glycosyltransferase translates to MTVGGSGVGAHLLHRVIDAFDEARRLVPGLRMVVVAGPRIDPATLPTRVGLEVHPYVHNLYRLLAACDLAVVQGGLTTTMELTASGRPFLYFPLGHHFEQQFHVAYRLNRYGAGRRMDFETSTPQVIAEAIASTIGRPVHSQAVETGGAARAAATIAELL, encoded by the coding sequence GTGACCGTCGGCGGCTCGGGCGTCGGCGCTCACCTCCTGCACCGGGTCATCGACGCCTTTGATGAGGCCCGGCGCCTGGTACCAGGATTACGCATGGTGGTCGTTGCCGGGCCAAGGATTGACCCGGCCACACTACCCACGAGAGTTGGCCTAGAGGTGCATCCCTACGTGCATAACCTCTACCGACTCTTGGCGGCCTGCGACCTCGCAGTTGTGCAGGGTGGCCTCACGACCACCATGGAACTCACGGCGAGTGGTCGCCCGTTCCTGTACTTCCCGCTGGGCCACCACTTCGAGCAACAGTTCCACGTTGCCTACCGCCTGAACCGCTACGGCGCCGGACGGCGGATGGACTTCGAGACCTCGACCCCGCAGGTGATCGCCGAAGCCATCGCCTCTACCATTGGCCGCCCAGTCCACTCGCAGGCCGTCGAGACCGGAGGCGCCGCCCGCGCGGCGGCCACAATAGCCGAATTACTCTGA